The Streptomyces cynarae genome contains a region encoding:
- a CDS encoding SDR family oxidoreductase, with protein MPLFDLTGRLAVVTGARRGIGRAMARALAEAGADVIGVSATLETSGSDVEKDVTAAGRTFEAIRTDFADPDAVRALGAELAGRERPVDILVNNAGTIRRAPAAEHSDRDWELVLQVNLNAQFALSRAVGGAMVSRGQGKIIFTASLLSFQGGITVPGYTAAKHGIAGLTKALSNEWAPHGVNVNAIAPGYIATDNTQALQDDPVRSRAILDRIPAGRWGSADDLAGATVFLASDAAAYVHGTVLPVDGGWLGR; from the coding sequence ATGCCTCTGTTCGACCTGACCGGGCGGCTCGCCGTCGTCACCGGGGCCCGGCGCGGCATCGGCCGGGCCATGGCCCGGGCCCTCGCCGAGGCCGGCGCGGACGTCATCGGTGTCAGCGCCACCCTGGAGACATCCGGCAGCGACGTGGAGAAGGACGTCACCGCCGCGGGACGCACCTTCGAGGCGATCCGCACCGACTTCGCCGACCCCGACGCCGTACGGGCGCTGGGTGCGGAACTCGCGGGCCGTGAACGGCCGGTGGACATCCTGGTCAACAACGCGGGCACGATCCGGCGCGCCCCGGCCGCCGAACACTCCGACCGCGACTGGGAGCTGGTGCTTCAGGTCAACCTGAACGCGCAGTTCGCGCTGTCGCGTGCGGTGGGCGGGGCGATGGTGTCCCGTGGCCAGGGAAAAATCATCTTCACCGCGTCGCTGCTCAGCTTCCAGGGCGGCATCACCGTCCCCGGCTACACCGCCGCCAAGCACGGCATCGCCGGACTGACCAAGGCCCTGTCCAACGAGTGGGCCCCGCACGGCGTCAACGTCAACGCCATCGCCCCCGGTTACATCGCCACCGACAACACCCAAGCCCTCCAGGACGACCCGGTGCGCAGCAGGGCCATCCTCGACCGCATCCCCGCCGGACGCTGGGGCAGCGCCGACGACCTGGCCGGCGCCACCGTCTTCCTCGCCTCGGACGCCGCCGCCTACGTCCACGGCACCGTCCTGCCCGTCGACGGCGGATGGCTCGGCCGATGA
- a CDS encoding L-fuconate dehydratase: protein MSSAVSASARITALDVLDVRFPTSEHLDGSDAMNPEPDYSAAYVVLRTDAGDGLEGHALAFTTGRGNDVQAAAIAALAPHVVGLSVEEVCADLGAFSRSLVHDPQLRWLGPEKGAIHMATGAVVNAAWDLAAKRAGKPVWRFLGEMSPEELVAQVDFRWLSDALTPEEALDILRRAEPGRQERTARLLERGYPAYTTTPGWLGYSDEKLARLAREAVADGFTQIKLKVGADLQDDVRRMRVARETVGDGIRIAVDANQRWDVQPAIDWMQALAPYAPYWIEEPTSPDDILGHAAVRRAVSPIKVATGEHVANRVVFKQLLQAGAVDIVQIDSARVGGVNENIAILLLAAKFGVPVCPHAGGVGLCEMVQHLSMFDYVAVSGTLEDRVIEYVDHLHEHFVDPVRIADGHYLAPTLPGLSAQMHPESLKEYAYPDGPVWTARV, encoded by the coding sequence ATGTCCTCTGCCGTGTCCGCATCCGCCCGTATCACCGCCCTCGACGTCCTGGACGTGCGGTTCCCGACGTCCGAGCACCTGGACGGCTCGGACGCGATGAACCCCGAACCCGACTACTCCGCCGCCTACGTGGTCCTGCGCACCGACGCCGGCGACGGGCTGGAGGGCCATGCCCTGGCCTTCACCACCGGACGCGGCAACGACGTCCAGGCCGCCGCCATCGCGGCCCTCGCACCCCACGTGGTCGGCCTGTCCGTCGAGGAGGTCTGCGCCGACCTCGGAGCGTTCTCCCGCTCCCTCGTCCACGACCCCCAACTGCGCTGGCTGGGCCCGGAGAAGGGCGCCATCCACATGGCCACCGGAGCCGTCGTCAACGCCGCCTGGGACCTCGCGGCCAAGCGGGCCGGCAAGCCCGTGTGGCGCTTCCTCGGTGAGATGTCACCCGAGGAACTGGTCGCCCAGGTCGACTTCCGCTGGCTGTCCGACGCCCTCACCCCCGAGGAGGCCCTGGACATCCTGCGCCGCGCCGAACCGGGCCGCCAGGAGCGCACCGCCCGCCTGCTCGAGCGCGGCTACCCCGCCTACACCACCACCCCCGGCTGGCTCGGCTACTCCGACGAGAAACTGGCCCGCCTCGCCCGCGAGGCCGTCGCCGACGGCTTCACCCAGATCAAACTGAAGGTCGGCGCGGACCTTCAGGACGACGTACGACGCATGCGGGTCGCTCGCGAGACGGTCGGCGACGGCATCCGCATCGCCGTCGACGCCAACCAGAGATGGGACGTCCAGCCCGCCATCGACTGGATGCAGGCTCTCGCCCCCTACGCCCCGTACTGGATCGAGGAACCCACCTCCCCCGACGACATCCTCGGCCACGCCGCGGTCCGCAGGGCCGTCAGCCCGATCAAGGTCGCCACCGGCGAGCACGTCGCCAACCGGGTCGTCTTCAAGCAGCTCCTCCAGGCCGGCGCGGTCGACATCGTGCAGATCGACTCCGCACGGGTCGGCGGCGTCAACGAGAACATCGCGATTCTGCTGCTGGCCGCCAAGTTCGGCGTTCCGGTCTGCCCGCACGCCGGCGGCGTCGGTCTGTGCGAGATGGTGCAGCACCTGTCGATGTTCGACTACGTCGCCGTCTCCGGCACCCTCGAGGACCGGGTCATCGAGTACGTCGACCACCTCCACGAGCACTTCGTCGACCCCGTCCGCATCGCCGACGGCCACTACCTCGCACCCACCCTGCCCGGGCTCAGCGCACAGATGCACCCCGAGTCCCTCAAGGAGTACGCCTACCCCGACGGACCCGTCTGGACCGCCCGTGTCTGA
- a CDS encoding RbsD/FucU family protein, with amino-acid sequence MLLTELLHPGILEALAGAGHGARVLLADGHYPASTATGERARTVHLNLRPGLLDVTTVLDVLLRAIPVESAQVMVPPEGEPEPPAIAEYRARLAPAPVKTLDRFEFYDAARSPDLALAIVTADIRTYANLLLTIGVRAEGTLTPR; translated from the coding sequence GTGCTCCTGACGGAACTGCTGCACCCGGGAATCCTCGAAGCACTGGCCGGAGCCGGCCACGGCGCCCGCGTCCTGCTCGCCGACGGCCACTACCCCGCAAGTACGGCCACCGGCGAGCGGGCCAGAACCGTCCACCTCAACCTGAGGCCGGGCCTGCTGGACGTCACCACCGTGCTCGACGTCCTCCTGCGCGCGATCCCCGTGGAGTCGGCACAGGTCATGGTGCCGCCCGAGGGCGAACCGGAGCCCCCGGCCATCGCCGAGTACCGCGCCCGGCTGGCGCCCGCCCCGGTGAAGACGCTGGACCGTTTCGAGTTCTACGACGCCGCACGCTCCCCCGACCTGGCGCTGGCGATCGTCACCGCCGACATCCGTACGTACGCCAATCTGCTGCTGACCATCGGCGTCCGCGCTGAAGGGACACTGACCCCACGATGA
- a CDS encoding bifunctional 4-hydroxy-2-oxoglutarate aldolase/2-dehydro-3-deoxy-phosphogluconate aldolase, with product MTTDLASELAGARVLPVLTVPSVAHAGPLADALTAGGARCAEVTFRTPDAEQVVKAMAAHGGLAVGAGTVLTSEQAERAVVAGARFIVSPGYDADVVATCRELDVPVVPGIATATELMRALRAGLDTVKLFPAEPLGGIGILKALAAPFPQARFLPTGGVGPAHLPVYLSHPAVLAVGGSWMATTGHLRRGDYDGIRRLTAEAVRRSTG from the coding sequence ATGACCACCGATCTCGCCTCCGAGCTGGCCGGCGCCCGGGTCCTGCCGGTGCTCACGGTTCCGTCCGTGGCGCACGCCGGTCCGCTCGCCGACGCGCTCACGGCGGGCGGAGCCCGGTGCGCCGAAGTCACCTTCCGTACCCCGGACGCCGAGCAGGTGGTGAAGGCGATGGCGGCCCACGGCGGGCTGGCGGTCGGCGCGGGCACCGTGCTCACGTCGGAGCAGGCGGAGCGGGCCGTTGTGGCCGGGGCCCGCTTCATCGTCTCCCCCGGTTACGACGCAGACGTCGTCGCCACGTGCCGTGAGCTCGACGTACCCGTCGTACCGGGCATCGCCACCGCCACGGAGCTGATGCGCGCCCTGCGCGCGGGCCTCGACACGGTCAAACTGTTCCCCGCCGAGCCGCTCGGCGGCATCGGGATCCTCAAGGCGCTCGCGGCTCCCTTTCCCCAGGCACGCTTCCTGCCGACCGGAGGCGTCGGCCCCGCGCACCTGCCCGTCTACCTTTCCCATCCGGCGGTCCTCGCCGTCGGCGGCAGCTGGATGGCGACCACCGGCCACCTGCGGCGCGGCGACTACGACGGGATCCGGCGGCTGACCGCCGAGGCCGTCCGGAGGAGTACGGGATGA
- a CDS encoding ABC transporter permease, whose product MPETVLADTAAAKGPEREAKRTALFGGRIPLARLRDLALVPAIVVIAIVGQIVNPVFLQADNLINVLQTMSEMALLVLAQTMILIVKKMDLSLESTMGLAPGVAAWLVVPAGAGHGLGLLPGAWAIPVTLAVGALVGVINALLIIRFGLNGFIVTLGMLIVLRGILTGISGGQTFFQLPASMLYLGTAEWFGMPASIWICLALFAVAIVVLGWTSFGRSLYAIGGNVDAAKAAGIRTDRVLWIVIVTGSVLAALAGLLLSGRLASVASAQGNGYIFTVFAAAVIGGISLNGGKGTMFGAFCGILLLFMIQNVLTLAGVPAQWIGALNGLIILVALAISRITGGKVQE is encoded by the coding sequence ATGCCTGAAACCGTCCTCGCGGACACAGCCGCAGCCAAGGGCCCGGAGCGTGAGGCGAAGCGGACCGCGCTGTTCGGCGGCCGGATACCGCTGGCCCGGCTGCGCGACCTCGCCCTCGTCCCCGCGATCGTCGTCATCGCGATCGTGGGCCAGATCGTCAACCCGGTCTTCCTGCAGGCCGACAACCTCATCAACGTCCTGCAGACCATGTCCGAGATGGCTCTGCTGGTCCTGGCCCAGACGATGATCCTGATCGTCAAGAAGATGGACCTGTCGCTGGAGTCCACCATGGGCCTGGCGCCCGGCGTCGCGGCCTGGCTGGTCGTCCCGGCCGGCGCGGGCCACGGACTCGGGCTGTTGCCCGGTGCCTGGGCGATTCCCGTCACGCTCGCCGTGGGCGCGCTGGTCGGCGTGATCAACGCGCTGCTGATCATCCGCTTCGGTCTCAACGGCTTCATCGTCACCCTCGGCATGCTGATCGTGCTGCGCGGCATCCTCACCGGCATCTCCGGCGGCCAGACCTTCTTCCAACTGCCGGCGTCCATGCTCTACCTGGGCACCGCCGAATGGTTCGGGATGCCGGCCTCCATCTGGATCTGCCTGGCCCTGTTCGCGGTCGCCATCGTCGTCCTGGGTTGGACCAGCTTCGGCCGCTCCCTGTACGCCATCGGCGGCAACGTCGACGCGGCGAAGGCGGCCGGCATCCGCACCGACCGGGTGCTGTGGATCGTCATCGTCACCGGCAGCGTGCTCGCCGCCCTCGCCGGGCTCCTGCTGTCCGGGCGGCTGGCCTCGGTGGCCTCCGCGCAGGGCAACGGCTACATCTTCACCGTCTTCGCCGCCGCCGTCATCGGCGGAATCAGCCTCAACGGCGGCAAGGGCACCATGTTCGGCGCGTTCTGCGGCATCCTGCTGCTCTTCATGATCCAGAACGTGCTCACGCTCGCGGGCGTCCCCGCACAGTGGATCGGCGCTCTCAACGGCCTGATCATCCTGGTCGCCCTCGCCATCTCCCGCATCACCGGCGGCAAGGTCCAGGAGTGA
- a CDS encoding sugar ABC transporter substrate-binding protein, protein MRLRTALCTTASALSALALLSACSSGSGTASSSGSAPLVGVDYPRSDTDFWNSYIKYTPEYAKQLGLSLKTTNSQNDVAKLTANAQTFISQGVKGLAMAPQDTAAIAPTLAQLEAKKIPVVTVDTRPDSGKVFMVVRADNRAYGEKACQYLGTKLGGKGKVVMLEGGLDSINGRDRTEAFNDCMKKNYPGIKVFGEPTNWDGATAAQKLQTDLTANPDIKGVYMESSFALSGTLQVLKQKGLLVGPKDKKHVFIVSNDGIPEELKDIAAGQIDATVSQPADLYAKYALYYLKAAIDGKTFQPGKTDHGSTIIQVRPGLLEDQLSAPLVTADGGTYGGVPSVKSDDKSLWGNNLG, encoded by the coding sequence ATGAGACTCAGAACCGCACTCTGCACCACCGCCTCGGCCCTGTCCGCCCTGGCGCTGCTCAGCGCCTGCAGCAGTGGCTCGGGCACCGCTTCGTCGTCGGGCAGCGCCCCGCTGGTGGGCGTCGACTACCCGCGTTCCGACACCGACTTCTGGAACTCGTACATCAAGTACACGCCGGAGTACGCCAAGCAGCTGGGGCTGTCGCTGAAGACGACGAACTCGCAGAACGACGTCGCCAAGCTGACTGCCAACGCGCAGACGTTCATCAGTCAGGGCGTCAAGGGCCTGGCGATGGCTCCGCAGGACACGGCTGCCATCGCGCCGACCCTGGCGCAGCTGGAGGCGAAGAAGATCCCGGTTGTCACGGTCGACACCCGCCCCGACAGCGGCAAGGTGTTCATGGTGGTGCGGGCCGACAACCGCGCCTACGGCGAGAAGGCGTGTCAGTACCTGGGCACGAAGCTGGGCGGCAAGGGCAAGGTCGTCATGCTGGAGGGCGGTCTGGACTCGATCAACGGCCGGGACCGGACCGAGGCGTTCAACGACTGCATGAAGAAGAACTACCCGGGCATCAAGGTGTTCGGTGAGCCCACGAACTGGGATGGCGCCACCGCCGCGCAGAAGCTGCAGACGGACCTGACCGCCAACCCGGACATCAAGGGCGTCTACATGGAGTCCAGCTTCGCATTGTCCGGGACGCTGCAGGTGCTCAAGCAGAAGGGCCTGCTGGTGGGTCCGAAGGACAAGAAGCACGTCTTCATCGTGTCCAACGACGGCATCCCCGAGGAGCTGAAGGACATCGCCGCCGGGCAGATCGACGCCACCGTCTCGCAGCCGGCCGACCTCTACGCGAAGTACGCCCTGTACTACCTGAAGGCCGCGATCGACGGGAAGACGTTCCAGCCCGGCAAGACCGACCACGGCAGCACCATCATCCAGGTGCGTCCCGGTCTGCTCGAGGACCAGCTCTCCGCCCCGCTCGTCACTGCTGACGGCGGTACCTACGGCGGCGTGCCCAGTGTCAAGAGCGACGACAAGTCGCTGTGGGGCAACAACCTCGGCTGA
- a CDS encoding amidohydrolase family protein: protein MSDAQALVDAHHHVWNLDVRPQPWLDEPGHEPLRRSFSSHALRSAATRPIAGRRLTSTVVVQCITSVPETRDLLALADSDPLIGAVVGWADLTSPRIGDALDDLRTGSAGRHLRALRHIVQGESDPHWLQRPDVERGLRAVAERGLGYDVLIRSHQFPQAIRLAERLPELPLVLDHAGKPPLAQRELTDWAQQVRTLAGHPQVRCKVSGLVTEADHEKWTVDDIRPVWDVLLSAFGPDRLMFGSDWPVCVLAGGWNRWAATVEELLDGCSGTEIHAVLAGTATAFYHLTPAPTKEGTPCS, encoded by the coding sequence GTGTCTGACGCCCAGGCCCTCGTCGACGCCCACCACCACGTCTGGAACCTCGACGTCCGGCCGCAGCCCTGGCTGGACGAACCCGGGCACGAGCCGCTCCGCCGGAGCTTCAGCTCGCACGCCCTGCGATCGGCCGCGACCCGGCCGATCGCCGGACGACGGCTGACGAGCACGGTGGTCGTCCAGTGCATCACGTCCGTCCCCGAGACACGCGATCTGCTCGCACTTGCCGACAGCGACCCGCTGATCGGCGCCGTCGTCGGCTGGGCGGACCTGACGTCCCCCCGGATCGGCGACGCACTCGACGACCTGCGGACGGGGTCGGCAGGCCGGCACCTGCGGGCCCTACGGCACATCGTGCAGGGCGAGTCCGACCCGCACTGGCTCCAACGCCCGGACGTGGAGCGGGGGTTGCGAGCGGTCGCGGAGCGAGGGCTCGGGTATGACGTGCTGATCCGCAGCCACCAGTTCCCGCAGGCGATCCGTCTCGCGGAGAGGCTGCCGGAGCTGCCCCTCGTCCTCGACCACGCGGGCAAGCCGCCTCTCGCACAGCGGGAACTGACCGACTGGGCGCAGCAGGTGCGGACACTGGCCGGGCATCCCCAGGTCCGCTGCAAGGTGTCGGGGCTCGTCACGGAGGCCGACCACGAGAAGTGGACCGTCGACGACATCCGCCCGGTGTGGGACGTCCTGCTCTCCGCCTTCGGCCCCGACCGGCTGATGTTCGGCTCCGACTGGCCGGTCTGCGTCCTCGCCGGTGGCTGGAACCGCTGGGCCGCCACCGTCGAGGAACTCCTGGACGGCTGCTCCGGCACCGAGATCCACGCGGTGCTCGCCGGTACCGCGACGGCCTTCTACCACCTGACGCCTGCCCCGACGAAGGAGGGGACGCCGTGCTCCTGA
- a CDS encoding zinc-dependent alcohol dehydrogenase — protein MTLAVRYKAARTLDTAPVETSSPGPGEVELAPAYVGICGTDLHIFHGDMDARVAAPAVLGHEMSGRVVRVGPDVEGWQPGDAVTVMPLRWDGTCPACTSGHRHVCQNLDFIGIDSPGAMQQRWTVPASTLVRLPESVSLDRAALVEPTAVAVHDVGRAQVREGERVVVVGGGPVGVLIALVARAAGAEVRLVELSTHRRILAEELGLTAWDPAAEDVPELVRRWTGGAGADVAFEVSGAAGGVDTAVEVLGVRGRLCLVAIHPRPREVNLHRFFWRELTLVGARLYDRSDFEKAVTLVADGTIPAERLISKVVPLTEAPAAFEALEAGGDVMKILVDCGNDTTGA, from the coding sequence ATGACACTCGCAGTCCGCTACAAAGCCGCCCGCACCCTGGACACCGCTCCGGTCGAGACCTCCTCCCCCGGCCCCGGGGAGGTGGAGCTGGCCCCCGCCTACGTCGGCATCTGCGGCACCGATCTGCACATCTTCCACGGCGACATGGACGCCAGGGTCGCCGCGCCCGCCGTCCTCGGACACGAGATGTCCGGCCGCGTCGTACGCGTCGGGCCGGACGTGGAGGGCTGGCAGCCCGGTGACGCGGTGACCGTGATGCCGCTGCGCTGGGACGGCACCTGCCCGGCGTGCACCTCCGGTCACCGGCACGTCTGCCAGAACCTCGACTTCATCGGCATCGACTCGCCGGGCGCGATGCAGCAGCGCTGGACCGTGCCTGCTTCCACGCTCGTACGCCTGCCGGAGTCCGTCTCGCTGGACCGGGCCGCCCTCGTCGAACCCACCGCCGTCGCCGTTCACGACGTCGGCCGGGCCCAGGTGCGGGAGGGTGAACGGGTCGTCGTGGTCGGCGGCGGGCCGGTCGGGGTGCTCATCGCGCTGGTGGCGCGGGCCGCCGGGGCCGAGGTCCGCCTGGTGGAACTGAGCACCCACCGGCGCATCCTGGCCGAGGAGTTGGGCCTGACCGCCTGGGACCCGGCCGCCGAGGACGTGCCCGAGCTCGTCCGGCGGTGGACCGGCGGCGCGGGCGCGGACGTCGCCTTCGAGGTCTCCGGCGCGGCGGGCGGTGTCGACACCGCCGTGGAGGTGCTGGGCGTACGCGGCCGACTGTGTCTGGTGGCGATCCACCCCCGGCCCCGCGAGGTGAACCTGCACCGCTTCTTCTGGCGCGAACTCACCCTCGTCGGTGCCCGGTTGTACGACCGCTCGGACTTCGAGAAGGCGGTGACGCTGGTGGCGGACGGCACGATCCCCGCAGAGCGGCTGATCAGCAAGGTCGTGCCCCTCACCGAGGCACCCGCGGCCTTCGAGGCGCTGGAGGCGGGCGGGGACGTGATGAAGATCCTGGTGGACTGCGGCAACGACACGACGGGAGCCTGA
- a CDS encoding sugar ABC transporter ATP-binding protein: MSDGERAVRPAPAPTDDGRVPADPPVVEAAGIVKRFGPTVALNGARITIRPGETHALVGRNGAGKSTLVSVLTGLQAPDEGTVTFGGSPAPRLADRDAWRRRVACVYQKSTIIPTLTVAENLFLNRHDHGPSRLISWQGVRRRAQELLSTWSVDVDPQTPAADLSVEQRQFVEIARALSFGARFIILDEPTAQLDAAAINRLFDRIRDLQRQGVTFLFISHHLQEVYEICDMVTVFRDARHILTAPVAELPRTELVAAMTGEAAADRREERASTLDAGATAVLSVRGLSGETYEDISFQVGAGEIVGLAGAAGSGRTEVAETVVGLRAADSGEVEIAGKRPRPGSVPAALAAGAGFVPQDRHHQGFVPDMSIADNATLSVPHRLGRNGFLSRDRRDRLADNMIEHLAIKTPGPDLPVSALSGGNQQKVVMARALADDPKLLVLINPTAGVDMRSKEFLLGKVEETAETGTGVLIASDELDDLRMCDRVLVMFQGRVTSEIARGWHDHELVAAMEGVDLNA, translated from the coding sequence ATGAGCGACGGGGAACGAGCAGTCCGCCCCGCACCCGCCCCGACGGACGACGGACGGGTCCCGGCAGATCCGCCCGTCGTCGAGGCGGCGGGCATTGTCAAACGATTCGGTCCGACGGTGGCGCTGAACGGCGCCCGGATCACCATCAGGCCCGGCGAGACCCACGCGCTCGTCGGCCGCAACGGCGCCGGCAAGTCGACCCTGGTGTCCGTCCTGACCGGCCTGCAGGCCCCGGACGAGGGAACGGTGACCTTCGGCGGCAGCCCGGCGCCGCGGCTGGCGGACCGCGACGCCTGGCGCCGGCGCGTGGCCTGTGTCTACCAGAAGTCGACGATCATCCCGACGCTGACCGTCGCCGAGAACCTCTTCCTGAACCGGCACGACCACGGCCCAAGCCGGCTCATCAGCTGGCAGGGTGTGCGCCGGCGGGCGCAGGAGCTGCTTTCGACCTGGTCGGTGGATGTCGACCCGCAGACGCCCGCCGCTGATCTCAGCGTGGAGCAGCGGCAGTTCGTGGAGATCGCCCGCGCGCTGTCCTTCGGCGCCCGGTTCATCATCCTCGACGAGCCGACCGCCCAGCTCGACGCCGCGGCGATCAACCGGCTCTTCGACCGCATCCGCGACCTGCAACGGCAGGGTGTGACGTTCCTGTTCATCAGCCACCACCTGCAGGAGGTCTACGAGATCTGCGACATGGTGACCGTGTTCCGGGACGCCCGCCACATCCTGACCGCGCCGGTGGCCGAACTGCCCCGCACCGAGCTCGTCGCCGCGATGACCGGTGAGGCGGCGGCCGACCGGCGTGAGGAGCGGGCGAGCACCCTCGACGCCGGCGCCACGGCCGTGCTCAGCGTCCGCGGTCTGAGCGGCGAGACCTACGAAGACATCAGCTTCCAGGTGGGCGCCGGGGAGATCGTCGGGCTCGCGGGGGCCGCGGGCAGCGGACGCACCGAGGTCGCCGAGACCGTGGTGGGACTGCGGGCCGCCGACAGCGGCGAGGTGGAGATCGCCGGCAAGCGTCCGCGTCCCGGCAGCGTGCCCGCCGCGCTCGCCGCCGGTGCCGGGTTCGTCCCGCAGGACCGGCACCACCAGGGCTTCGTGCCCGACATGTCGATCGCGGACAACGCCACGCTGTCCGTTCCCCACAGGCTCGGCAGGAACGGCTTCCTCAGCCGTGACCGCCGGGACCGGCTCGCCGACAACATGATCGAGCACCTGGCGATCAAGACGCCCGGCCCCGACCTGCCCGTCTCCGCGCTCTCGGGCGGCAACCAGCAGAAGGTCGTCATGGCCCGCGCCCTGGCCGACGACCCGAAGCTGCTGGTTCTGATCAACCCGACCGCGGGCGTGGACATGCGCTCCAAGGAGTTCCTCCTGGGCAAGGTCGAGGAGACCGCGGAAACGGGCACCGGAGTGCTCATCGCCTCCGACGAACTCGACGACCTGCGCATGTGCGACCGGGTCCTGGTGATGTTCCAGGGCCGTGTGACCTCAGAGATCGCCCGCGGCTGGCACGACCACGAACTCGTGGCCGCGATGGAAGGAGTGGACCTCAATGCCTGA